In one Babylonia areolata isolate BAREFJ2019XMU chromosome 12, ASM4173473v1, whole genome shotgun sequence genomic region, the following are encoded:
- the LOC143287951 gene encoding uncharacterized protein LOC143287951 — MARLRLSACRVLMYMALGLVVFELLVVNIAILYVFSIQRDVLEFLSSSGSLIDKLKRVPAIKNTIFQGKGGGFANIMQNTLDRVFIVSDRRSNIRSTESDTSRQPSLFDRSDISHLALDVSSDGEALYLIRRMKQRGEAFSRTYRQLVIDIGANDGLACSNSFNLIQLGWDAILVEPQISLLRVAKENLRRYADRYNEEGGQRVILVNGVLGERDGVESVVLMEDDMETHILRTNTAHVPGRLVVSVPSMTVGTFAAKYNVPTRFSVLSIDAEGVGDKILHQWIDGGFEPGYIVYEALHNKESMVDTAAYLEHSGYRFMIQLGWNYIFEHQSHMG, encoded by the exons ATGGCACGGCTTCGCCTCTCAGCTTGCCGTGTATTAATGTATATGGCATTGGGTCTAGTGGTATTTGAATTATTGGTTGTGAATATTGCGATTCTGTACGTCTTCTCAATTCAACGTGATGTGCTGGAATTCTTATCCAGTTCAGGCAGTTTAATTGACAAGCTGAAGAGAGTGCCTGCAATAAAAAACACTATTTTCCAAGGTAAAGGCGGTGGGTTTGCGAACATCATGCAGAACACATTGGATCGTGTGTTCATTGTGTCAGACCGCAGATCAAACATCAGATCGACAGAGTCTGACACCAGCCGACAGCCTTCGCTGTTCGATCGCAGTGACATCAGCCATTTGGCATTGGATGTGTCCAGTGACGGGGAAGCTCTTTACCTGATACGTAGAATGAAGCAGAGGGGGGAGGCTTTCAGCCGTACATACAGACAGTTGGTGATCGACATTGGAGCGAACGATGGATTGGCGTGCAGCAATTCATTCAACCTCATTCAGTTGGGGTGGGATGCCATTTTGGTGGAGCCACAGATCAGTTTGCTTCGAGTGGCCAAGGAAAATTTGAGAAG GTACGCAGACCGGTACAacgaggagggggggcagagggtgatACTGGTGAATGGGGTCCTGGGGGAGAGGGACGGAGTGGAGAGCGTGGTTCTGATGGAGGATGACATGGAGACCCACATCCTCCGCACCAACACCGCCCATGTGCCTGGCAGGCTGGTGGTCTCAGTGCCCAGCATGACCGTGGGCACGTTCGCTGCCAAGTACAACGTGCCCACACGCTTCTCCGTGCTCTCCATCGATGCCGAGGGAGTGGGGGATAAA ATTCTCCATCAGTGGATAGATGGAGGGTTTGAACCCGGGTACATTGTGTACGAGGCTCTCCACAACAAGGAAAGCATGGTGGACACTGCAGCTTACCTGGAGCACAGTGGTTACCGCTTCATGATACAGCTGGGCTGGAACTATATCTTTGAACACCAGTCCCACATGGGATGA